From Ipomoea triloba cultivar NCNSP0323 chromosome 5, ASM357664v1, the proteins below share one genomic window:
- the LOC116020329 gene encoding uncharacterized protein LOC116020329, whose amino-acid sequence MAQAMERMVEFMLAQQGQNQNQGQPRVDFAKAIASRQPPYYAGEKDPVILEEWIRTFDKLLNAVNCPANQRVPSAVYYLTKAADNSWVTVGPDLLQDPAFGWEEFKVELREQFYIERIKGIKCEEFLRLKQKGATIQEYYDQYVELMRFAQEIVLDEASKARRFVRGLDWSIRGMIAPFMCSTLKEAYDRASDHYQVYLDQQEVYG is encoded by the coding sequence ATGGCTCAAGCAATGGAGAGAATGGTTGAGTTTATGCTAGCCCAGCAAGGTCAGAACCAAAACCAGGGGCAGCCACGAGTGGATTTTGCTAAGGCCATAGCAAGCCGACAACCACCGTACTACGCAGGAGAAAAGGATCCGGTGATTTTGGAGGAGTGGATCCGAACGTTCGACAAGTTGCTTAACGCAGTGAATTGTCCTGCGAATCAGCGAGTACCTTCTGCAGTCTATTACTTGACGAAAGCCGCGGACAATTCGTGGGTGACAGTCGGACCTGATCTCCTGCAAGAcccagcgtttggttgggaagaattcaaggtggAATTAAGAGAACAATTCTACATTGAGCGTATTAAAGGGATTAAATGCGAGGAGTTCCTACGACTAAAGCAGAAGGGAGCAACTATCCAGGAATATTATGACCAATACGTAGAGCTGATGCGTTTTGCACAAGAGATCGTACTTGACGAGGCAAGTAAGGCAAGAAGATTCGTTCGGGGATTGGACTGGAGCATAAGGGGAATgatcgcaccattcatgtgctctaccttgAAAGAGGCGTATGATAGAGCCTCGGATCATTATCAAGTGTACCTGGACCAACAGGAAGTCTACGGCTGA